The Winogradskyella schleiferi genome contains the following window.
TACCCTCCAATAAGTCAACAAACTGTCTGGTTTTTGTGGCGATAGCACTCATACGCTGCATAGCGTTTAAAACTAATCGTTCGGCTTTAAGAATGGATTGCGATGCTCCTTCAACATAAAAAACAATATCTCCATGTTTCACTTTCTGACCATCTTCTATTAAAGTTTCGACTTTCATATGGTCATCCACGAAAGCGAATACTTGTTTTGCAAATTCTACACCTGCAATAATACCTTTGTCCTTTACCAATAACTTCGCTTTTCCTTGAGCGGAAGCAGGAATGCAGGCCAACGAACTATGATCGCCATCGCCAACATCTTCATGTATAGCATTAGAGATAATTAATTCTATTTCTTTATCGAATTGTACTTTTGATATCATTTGAATACTTATTTAGTGTAAAAATAGGAAATAGATTAAGGATTTACGATTTTAGAATTACGAATTAGGAAGGAATTAGGAATTATGGATTAGGGATTAGGGATTAGGGATTAGGGATTAGGAAAAATCTGAAATTGTAAATCGTAAATCGTAATTTTGCAAAATGAATATAAAACTTATAGCCATAGGCAAAACCGACAATAAAAATCTACAAACCTTAATTGCAGATTACACCAAACGACTTGGCTTCTATATTAAGTTCGAATTTGATGTGATTCCTGATTTGAAAAAGGTCAAAAACCTATCGGAAGCCCAACAAAAAGAAAAAGAAGGCGAACTTATCTTGGCAAAAACCCAAACCTCTGATGTTCTAATTCTACTCGATGAAAATGGAAAACAACTAGATTCCATTGCATTTTCAGGCTATTTGCAAAAACATATGAACTCTGGTATCAAAAACTTAATTTTTGTAATTGGTGGTCCTTATGGATTTTCGGATAGTGTTTATAACCGCGCGAATGGCAAACTAGGATTGTCCAAAATGACATTTTCACATCAAATGGTTCGGTTGTTTTTTATTGAACAATTGTACAGAGGGTTTACAATTCTTAGAAATGAACCTTATCATCATCGCTAAAGACTATAAACCCTCTGAAATTAAACGTCGAACTTTATTAATGTGTTTTATAAATCTCTTTACGTTTCTTAAGCTGTCTCGTTAAATCATTAATGGTTTCATTCATTGCCATTTCGTAATTTTTTTTGTTTGAAGTAGCAAAAATGCGAGGTCCAGGTAAGCTTAATTCTATATTACATATTTTACCCGCATCATGATCTTTTTCATCATGTTTAAAATAAACTTGGGCTGAAATCAAAAACTCAAATTTATTGGCTAGCTTTTCTAATTTTTCTTCGGTTAATGCCGAAAGTGTTTCACTTGTATCTATGTTTACGTATTGAAATTTTACTGTCATAATCTATCGCATTTAAAATGAATAATTCTTTTGTCTAAGATAAAGATTTAAGTCAGTTTTCTGACTGATAAATATCATAAATAATTGATAAAATTTTTAATTTTCTAGAATTTTGAAAATCTTAAAAACACAACCTATTAAGGCTTTTATTTATTCTTTCTCTTAAACCTATAACCAACGGCCAATTTCGCCTTGGTTAAATTTAAGCGGTATTTATTATCATAATCCAGGTCTGTGGAATATAAGCCATTACTATAAGTTAGACTGACATAAAATTGATTGAAATTATAACCCAATCCCAATAGAAAATCCAATTTATAAAGCATTGGATTCGCTGGTCTATAACTATCATCTTCTAAAGTAATTTTCTTATTTACTAGACCAACTCCAGGCATTACGTTGATGGTCGCTGAAATATTTTCAGGCAGTTTAAAATAAGAAATAAATCCAGCCAAAACGCCAAGCGCAGCACCTTGATAGCGTTTTATATTTCCTTGTTCATTGAAATAGGAATTTGTACTTTCAGACAATATACTTGTCTTTGCAGAGAAGTAATCGAAACCACCAAAAACACCTAAGCCACCTGTGATGAATATATCTTTATGGCGTTCTTCTGAAAAACCAGCTTTTAAAAGTGCATAGGAAAACTCAATATCGTCTAACGTGAATAAATAATTAAACCCGAAACTCACAGAGCGTACATCACTTCTAAAAACAAAAGGTTCATCAAAATCATTTTTAGCGGTAAACCCTTTATAGGTTTGAAGATAAACATTGGCGAAATGCCGATCTTCTAAAATGGTCGTGCCTTGCAAGTCAAAACGCGTTGTTTCCTCTTTGTTGGGATTTTTAAGGTTGAATCCAATATCAACAATAACTTTCTTATTGGCAAAACCCAGTCCTAAGCCGTGTCTATTATTAGGGACGAATCTTGCCTTAGAATCGTCATTTTTAATACTAAATTTATTAACCTTAAAATTTGTGAATAAACGTATGGAATAATTTTCTATATCCCTATCGATAAGCAATTCATCTAAATCATCAATATTTTGTGCATTTATAGTTGAGGAAGCGAAATAAATACCTAGAAGCAGAAAAACCTTGATGAATATAGCCTTTTGAAAAATAATTTGTTTTGACAAATGATACGTATTAGATTCCTATTTTTACAAAGCACTTATTTAAACGTTTTAAGTTGACTAAAAATTTAAAGAAGTGAAACAAAATTACATTGAAAATCATTTTATAACGACAAATTATGCAACTTGTTTTCGCTACCAATAACTTAAACAAACTAGAAGAAGTCCAAACGATATTGCCACCACATATTAAACTTTTAAGTTTGAAGGATATTGCTTGGGTTGAAGATATTCCTGAAACACAAAACACTATTGAAGGGAATGCCATTCAAAAAGCCGAATATCTAAAAAAACATTATGGTTATGATTGCTTTGCCGATGATACCGGTTTAGAGGTTGAAGCCTTAAATGGCGAACCTGGCGTGTTCTCAGCACGTTATGCCGGACCACAACGCAGTGCTGAAGACAACACCAATAAATTGCTCACCGAACTTAGAGATAAATCCAACAGAAATGCGCGATTTAAAACCGTAATTGCCTTACATCTCAATGGCGAAATCCAAACCTTTACAGGCATTTGTAAAGGCGAAATTACAACCCAAAAACAGGGTAAAGGCGGTTTTGGTTATGACCCTATTTTTAAAGCTGAGGGTTATGACAAAACTTTTGCCGAAATTACTTTGGAAGAAAAAAATAAAATCGGACATCGCGGGAAAGCGGTCGTCCATTTGGTTGATTTT
Protein-coding sequences here:
- the rlmH gene encoding 23S rRNA (pseudouridine(1915)-N(3))-methyltransferase RlmH, with product MNIKLIAIGKTDNKNLQTLIADYTKRLGFYIKFEFDVIPDLKKVKNLSEAQQKEKEGELILAKTQTSDVLILLDENGKQLDSIAFSGYLQKHMNSGIKNLIFVIGGPYGFSDSVYNRANGKLGLSKMTFSHQMVRLFFIEQLYRGFTILRNEPYHHR
- a CDS encoding DUF4421 family protein: MSKQIIFQKAIFIKVFLLLGIYFASSTINAQNIDDLDELLIDRDIENYSIRLFTNFKVNKFSIKNDDSKARFVPNNRHGLGLGFANKKVIVDIGFNLKNPNKEETTRFDLQGTTILEDRHFANVYLQTYKGFTAKNDFDEPFVFRSDVRSVSFGFNYLFTLDDIEFSYALLKAGFSEERHKDIFITGGLGVFGGFDYFSAKTSILSESTNSYFNEQGNIKRYQGAALGVLAGFISYFKLPENISATINVMPGVGLVNKKITLEDDSYRPANPMLYKLDFLLGLGYNFNQFYVSLTYSNGLYSTDLDYDNKYRLNLTKAKLAVGYRFKRKNK
- a CDS encoding non-canonical purine NTP diphosphatase, with product MQLVFATNNLNKLEEVQTILPPHIKLLSLKDIAWVEDIPETQNTIEGNAIQKAEYLKKHYGYDCFADDTGLEVEALNGEPGVFSARYAGPQRSAEDNTNKLLTELRDKSNRNARFKTVIALHLNGEIQTFTGICKGEITTQKQGKGGFGYDPIFKAEGYDKTFAEITLEEKNKIGHRGKAVVHLVDFLNTVSESD
- a CDS encoding HPF/RaiA family ribosome-associated protein gives rise to the protein MTVKFQYVNIDTSETLSALTEEKLEKLANKFEFLISAQVYFKHDEKDHDAGKICNIELSLPGPRIFATSNKKNYEMAMNETINDLTRQLKKRKEIYKTH